Proteins co-encoded in one Arachis hypogaea cultivar Tifrunner chromosome 11, arahy.Tifrunner.gnm2.J5K5, whole genome shotgun sequence genomic window:
- the LOC112723327 gene encoding uncharacterized protein — translation MEDTDKNSTPQVLEVLQALKQASQELQHKHDNTSLAIKALLELHTESDTILSNDPNLSALSHHLSRLKHLVDHINSTTSRHRPHSLRSFLSRRLSTHSISKLANSIESEIQAWIDRESIHSLSRHLNDHLAPDHLIALLTQFRQRLSQGFNRDLQDLVLKNKIFSSLESVLFDAKCSLNVRENAGLAVAALIRFNKDVFVGQVLMGPTIRALVGMGSLRSIEALCSLIRSIKSPFVDEIESNGEIPNIIGLLDCEELEMRVLGMECVLEIGYFGRKEAVEAMLKEGLVEKLVELQRSELGGDLIDLDHEKKKEEEDENDCDEDGQVREGKRQKRFLEGHPFASCVARFAVMLEVGEGLRQREKRAFKQEILVRVREASVSDAEAATIVAEVLWGTSL, via the coding sequence ATGGAAGACACAGATAAGAACAGCACCCCGCAAGTTCTAGAAGTCCTGCAAGCACTGAAACAAGCATCACAAGAGCTTCAACACAAGCACGATAACACATCACTCGCCATTAAAGCACTCCTGGAGCTCCACACTGAGTCCGATACAATACTCTCCAACGACCCAAACCTCTCTGCTCTCTCCCACCATCTTTCCCGCCTCAAGCACCTCGTCGACCACATTAACTCCACCACTTCCCGCCACCGCCCTCACTCCCTCCGTTCCTTCCTCTCCCGACGACTCTCCACTCACTCCATCTCCAAGCTCGCCAACTCCATCGAGTCCGAAATCCAAGCATGGATCGACCGCGAGAGCATCCACTCCCTCTCCCGCCACCTAAATGACCATCTTGCCCCCGACCACTTAATCGCTCTCTTGACTCAGTTCCGTCAACGACTCTCCCAGGGTTTCAACCGCGACCTGCAGGACCTAGTTCTCAAGAATAAGATCTTCTCTTCACTCGAATCGGTTCTCTTCGACGCTAAGTGCTCCCTCAATGTTCGCGAGAACGCGGGGCTGGCTGTGGCGGCGCTGATTCGATTCAACAAGGACGTCTTCGTCGGCCAGGTTCTAATGGGCCCTACCATTCGAGCTCTGGTGGGTATGGGCTCGCTGCGTTCGATTGAGGCTCTCTGTTCTCTGATCAGGTCAATCAAGTCGCCGTTTGTGGACGAGATTGAATCGAACGGTGAGATTCCCAACATCATTGGGCTTTTGGATTGCGAGGAGTTGGAAATGAGGGTTTTGGGGATGGAATGCGTGCTTGAGATTGGGTACTTCGGGAGGAAGGAAGCGGTGGAGGCCATGCTCAAGGAGGGTTTGGTGGAGAAGCTTGTGGAGCTGCAAAGGTCGGAGCTTGGCGGGGATTTGATCGATTTAGATCacgagaagaagaaagaggaagaagatgagaaTGATTGTGATGAAGATGGACAAGTTAGAGAAGGGAAGAGGCAGAAGAGGTTCTTGGAGGGACACCCTTTTGCGAGCTGCGTAGCGAGGTTTGCAGTTATGCTGGAGGTTGGAGAAGGATTgagacagagagagaagagggcaTTCAAGCAGGAAATTCTCGTTAGGGTTAGGGAGGCTTCTGTTTCTGATGCAGAAGCTGCCACCATTGTTGCTGAGGTTTTGTGGGGCACTTCGCTTTAA